The following are encoded together in the Cheilinus undulatus linkage group 3, ASM1832078v1, whole genome shotgun sequence genome:
- the LOC121507343 gene encoding uncharacterized protein LOC121507343 yields the protein MPFGVRNALATFQRLVNAVLRGLPDCEAYLDDIVVYSSSWEDHVEQLGAALARLRDANLTLNMVKCEFGGQVSRRQLRRFLGMAGYYRSFCKNFSAIAAPLTNLLSPKRRFHWSDDCQRAFDCVKALISNGPVLAAPACDRPFKLAVDASESEDAEVHPGIPAGCWDGSDHDRHLCPLVWYHHGWLRGHFWSVQRFLCVWCRLLHHLRCAHSGCWEISQSPSGQHCFEFQRGFLGISSFRPCPVQSQCHIRVHFNSGTSPHGESGSASPSLRSWFSAVCSGLVPLVRSESEPVKEILDLGSLGVLLVFHVLEFAVSLTVSIFACRATCNCCDNQQHPYVHFTPAQAPPHTGPATTAAPAQQISSLSKPTEDQDQILSGLSEPPV from the exons ATGCCATTTGGCGTGCGAAACGCCCTGGCGACCTTTCAGCGTTTGGTTAATGCTGTTTTGCGTGGGTTACCTGATTGCGAGGCTTATCTCGATGATATCGTGGTGTATTCAAGCTCGTGGGAAGATCATGTTGAGCAGCTTGGGGCAGCGCTTGCACGGCTACGTGACGCTAATCTCACGCTTAACATGGTGAAATGTGAATTTGGTGGGCAAGTGTCTCGGCGTCAGCTTCGTCGCTTTTTGGGGATGGCGGGGTACTACCGCAGCTTCTGTAAAAACTTCTCTGCTATCGCCGCCCCGCTCACCAACCTCCTCAGCCCTAAACGGCGCTTCCACTGGTCGGATGATTGTCAGCGTGCGTTTGACTGCGTGAAAGCACTGATATCCAATGGCCCAGTCTTAGCTGCACCTGCATGTGATCGCCCTTTTAAGCTTGCTGTTGACGCAA GCGAGTCCGAGGATGCAGAGGTTCATCCTGGCATACCCGCTGGCTGTTGGG ACGGTTCAGATCATGATCGGCATCTTTGTCCTCTTGTCTGGTATCACCATGGTTGGTTAAGGGGTCACTTTTGGAGTGTACAGCGGTTTCTTTGTGTGTGGTGCCGGCTTT TACATCACCTCCGGTGCGCTCACAGTGGCTGCTGGGAAATCTCTCAGTCACCGTCTG GTCAACACTGCTTTGAGTTTCAACGTGGTTTCCTCGGTATCAGCAGTTTCCGCCCTTGTCCTGTACAGTCACAATGTCATATTAGGGTCCATTTTAATTCGGGGACATCACCTCATG GTGAATCAGGATCAGCATCTCCAAGTCTGAGGTCCTGGTTTTCTGCTGTCTGTAGTGGATTAGTCCCCCTGGTGAGGAGTGAGTCAGAACCTGTGAAGGAG ATTCTGGATCTGGGTTCTTTAGGAGTCCTGTTGGTGTTCCATGTCTTGGAGTTTGCTGTTTCCCTCACTGTCTCTATCTTTGCCTGTAGAGCTACCTGTAACTGCTGTGACAACCAG CAACATCCATATGTCCACTTCACGCCTGCCCAGGCTCCACCACATACTGGACCTGCCACCACGGCTGCACCGGCGCAACAg ATTTCCAGCTTGTCTAAACCCACAGAGGACCAGGACCAGATCCTCTCTGGACTCAGTGAACCTCCGGTCTAA